A stretch of the Saprospiraceae bacterium genome encodes the following:
- a CDS encoding OmpA family protein: MVLAPKDRDDDGWPDRVDPCPDDWGTVEGCPDSDADKIADKDDKCPQEAGVPENMGCPSDMDKDGVYDRDDDCPKVAGNVKGCPDKDKDGVADKDDRCPDVAGKIKGCPDTDGDGLVDIDDKCPKVAGPASNNGCPPDRDNDGFPDATDPCPDLAGSIGGCPDTDGDGVTDNNDKCPNTKGPASNMGCPEIKVEDKKVLDVAMRAVQFQTGTAIITKSSFKNLNEVLSVLNKYPEMNLSIEGHTDSVADDALNQKLSEKRAKACADYLVKKGINASRLMSAGYGETKPIGDNKTKDGRALNRRTEFNPVWR; encoded by the coding sequence ATGGTACTTGCTCCAAAAGATCGTGATGATGATGGATGGCCAGATCGAGTAGACCCTTGTCCGGATGATTGGGGAACTGTGGAAGGCTGTCCGGATTCCGATGCTGATAAAATTGCAGATAAAGACGATAAATGTCCTCAAGAAGCTGGAGTTCCTGAAAATATGGGCTGCCCTTCTGATATGGATAAAGACGGTGTTTACGATCGGGATGATGATTGTCCAAAAGTTGCCGGAAACGTAAAAGGTTGTCCGGATAAAGACAAAGACGGTGTTGCTGATAAAGACGACCGTTGTCCGGATGTAGCCGGTAAAATCAAAGGTTGCCCGGATACTGATGGCGATGGTTTGGTTGACATCGATGACAAATGTCCAAAAGTTGCCGGTCCTGCCAGCAACAATGGTTGTCCACCGGATCGCGACAATGACGGATTCCCTGATGCAACAGACCCATGTCCGGATTTAGCCGGTAGCATTGGCGGATGCCCAGATACTGACGGAGACGGTGTTACAGATAACAATGATAAATGTCCAAATACTAAAGGACCTGCTTCTAATATGGGATGTCCTGAAATAAAAGTTGAGGATAAAAAAGTATTAGACGTAGCCATGCGTGCCGTACAATTCCAAACAGGTACAGCGATAATTACCAAATCATCATTTAAAAACCTGAATGAAGTTTTGTCTGTATTAAACAAGTATCCTGAAATGAACTTGAGCATAGAAGGTCATACAGACAGTGTGGCTGATGATGCGTTAAATCAAAAACTTTCAGAAAAACGTGCCAAAGCATGTGCTGATTACTTAGTTAAAAAAGGAATCAATGCGAGCCGTTTGATGTCTGCTGGTTATGGTGAAACCAAACCGATTGGGGACAACAAAACCAAAGATGGCAGAGCGTTAAATCGCCGCACGGAATTTAATCCGGTTTGGCGTTAA
- a CDS encoding RsmB/NOP family class I SAM-dependent RNA methyltransferase, giving the protein MTTKFHKNLIQAVSDIIHQVIYDQVYADKKIEQVLKSNKSWGARDRSFIAETAYNIIRDFRKIRFCSGNSKKPEHWISTYFLLKKMNPPDWEIYNEMNSERVWAKLEECKSNFAIMQSYPDSLVDLIKEELPDTWERELTALNKPAPLIIRCNTLKTTIKQLQTNFLKEGIETRPIPDLPDALIILEKFNVFGNPLFKLGHFEIQDASSQMVAAFSLVEPGMRVIDACAGAGGKTLHMAALMKNKGRIIALDTESWKLDELKKRARRNGAENLETRVIDGTKVIKRLANSCDRLLLDVPCSGLGVLRRNPDAKWKVDLAFIDRMRNLQKDILANYASMLRPGGKLVYATCSILPSENSKQVSYFCSEHTHFQLEEEKIISPALSGFDGFYMARLTKN; this is encoded by the coding sequence ATGACCACCAAATTCCATAAAAATCTAATTCAGGCAGTCAGTGATATAATTCATCAGGTTATTTATGATCAGGTGTACGCCGATAAAAAAATCGAACAAGTTTTAAAATCAAATAAATCCTGGGGTGCCAGGGACCGGAGTTTTATTGCAGAAACTGCTTACAACATCATCCGGGATTTTCGAAAAATCCGCTTTTGCAGTGGCAATTCTAAAAAGCCGGAGCATTGGATTTCAACTTATTTTCTACTAAAAAAAATGAACCCTCCGGATTGGGAAATATACAATGAGATGAATTCCGAACGGGTGTGGGCAAAATTGGAAGAATGTAAATCAAATTTTGCCATCATGCAGTCTTATCCGGATTCATTGGTAGATTTAATAAAAGAGGAATTGCCGGATACCTGGGAACGGGAACTGACTGCACTCAATAAACCGGCCCCACTCATCATCCGATGCAATACCTTAAAAACCACGATCAAACAACTGCAAACAAATTTTCTTAAAGAAGGAATTGAAACCAGGCCCATTCCTGATTTACCGGATGCCTTAATTATTCTGGAAAAATTTAATGTCTTTGGGAATCCACTGTTCAAATTAGGTCATTTTGAAATACAGGATGCTTCTTCTCAAATGGTAGCTGCATTTTCATTGGTCGAACCGGGTATGCGGGTCATCGATGCCTGTGCCGGTGCCGGCGGCAAGACCTTGCACATGGCTGCTCTGATGAAAAATAAAGGCCGAATCATTGCACTGGACACAGAATCCTGGAAGTTGGACGAACTTAAAAAAAGGGCTAGGCGAAATGGGGCTGAAAATCTCGAAACCCGGGTCATTGATGGTACCAAAGTGATCAAGCGATTGGCAAATTCATGCGACCGACTGCTATTAGATGTGCCTTGCAGCGGTTTGGGCGTATTGCGCCGAAACCCGGATGCTAAATGGAAAGTAGATCTGGCTTTTATTGATCGGATGCGTAACCTGCAAAAAGATATTTTGGCAAACTATGCCTCCATGCTTCGACCTGGGGGGAAACTAGTTTATGCAACCTGCAGCATTTTACCTTCTGAAAATTCAAAACAAGTTTCGTATTTTTGCAGCGAGCATACCCATTTTCAATTAGAAGAAGAAAAAATCATTAGTCCTGCTTTAAGCGGCTTCGATGGTTTTTATATGGCCCGTCTGACCAAGAATTAA
- a CDS encoding right-handed parallel beta-helix repeat-containing protein, which produces MKINSIIILILIPFFGMSKTWLVGPTKTYTSPSAVSSLVADGDSILIDAAEYKKDVCLWKAHNLTFIGVGGFAHLNAEGTAYGGKAIWVITGNFNRLQNIEFSNCTVVDRNGAGIRLEGTGLTVSHCYFHNNQDGILAGDNPASDVVIEYTEFSHNGAGDGYSHNLYINHVRSLTFKFNYVHHAYYGHELKSRAYQNIILYNRITNEDGDASYEIDLPNGGPALIMGNIIQQSRYSDNNTFISYGREGLTNPGKHALCFLYNTLVNNEDKGIILNVQTGMDTLICANNLIAGKVTLLNGMPKGFINLNNFIQADLNVFEFRDALNYDYHLSKGSPGKDSAHVFNESFLSYELNPTHEYIHPVDSKFRYSDLHPDLGAHELQQVSLSKEYHKHRMEAFYLSDSKQLILDSKGTDLTNKPINCTVYSLDGKLFYPKRQLGVSNTFDLVELIPGIYAFTLKVNTEQYAGTFVVSR; this is translated from the coding sequence ATGAAAATTAACAGTATTATCATCCTGATCCTGATTCCATTTTTTGGAATGTCGAAAACCTGGTTGGTTGGTCCAACCAAAACCTATACAAGCCCAAGTGCCGTTTCAAGTTTAGTGGCAGATGGCGATTCAATCCTGATCGATGCAGCAGAATATAAAAAAGATGTCTGCCTGTGGAAAGCCCATAACCTGACATTTATTGGCGTTGGCGGATTTGCACATTTGAATGCAGAAGGAACCGCTTATGGTGGAAAAGCAATTTGGGTCATCACCGGAAATTTCAACCGTTTGCAAAATATTGAATTTTCTAATTGTACGGTAGTGGATCGAAACGGCGCTGGAATTCGATTGGAAGGAACCGGTCTTACCGTCAGCCATTGTTATTTTCACAACAATCAGGATGGAATCCTGGCTGGAGATAATCCGGCAAGCGATGTTGTCATTGAGTACACCGAATTTTCACACAATGGTGCCGGTGATGGTTATTCTCATAATTTGTATATCAACCACGTCCGTTCGCTTACATTCAAATTTAATTATGTGCATCATGCATACTATGGTCATGAATTAAAAAGCAGAGCGTATCAAAATATTATTTTATACAATCGCATTACCAATGAAGACGGCGATGCGAGTTATGAAATTGACTTGCCAAACGGAGGGCCGGCACTCATTATGGGAAATATCATTCAACAAAGCCGCTATTCTGATAACAATACCTTTATATCCTATGGTCGGGAAGGATTAACAAATCCTGGCAAACACGCTTTGTGTTTTCTTTATAATACACTGGTTAATAATGAAGACAAAGGCATTATTTTGAATGTTCAAACCGGTATGGATACCTTGATTTGTGCTAATAATTTAATTGCAGGAAAAGTTACTTTATTGAATGGAATGCCAAAAGGTTTTATCAATTTAAATAATTTCATACAAGCTGATTTAAATGTGTTTGAATTTCGCGATGCATTAAATTATGATTATCATTTAAGCAAAGGTTCGCCGGGGAAAGACAGCGCACATGTTTTTAATGAAAGTTTTCTGTCTTATGAGTTAAATCCAACCCATGAATACATTCATCCCGTTGATTCTAAATTCCGGTACAGTGATTTGCATCCGGATCTGGGCGCTCATGAATTGCAGCAAGTAAGCCTAAGTAAAGAATATCATAAACATCGGATGGAGGCCTTTTATCTTTCAGATTCCAAGCAATTAATTTTAGATAGTAAAGGAACCGATCTGACCAATAAACCAATAAATTGTACAGTCTACAGTTTGGATGGGAAGCTTTTTTACCCAAAAAGACAGCTTGGGGTATCAAATACTTTTGATTTAGTTGAACTAATTCCAGGTATTTACGCGTTTACCTTAAAAGTAAACACAGAACAATATGCCGGAACCTTTGTTGTTAGCAGGTAA
- a CDS encoding arsenate reductase ArsC yields the protein MPLKVLFLCVHNSARSQMAAAYLKKFGGADYEVFSAGLEPGKLNPLAIEAMLEDGIDISKNPTNAVSDYFQQGLSFDYVITVCDAASADKCPLFPGVHQKIAWDFPDPSRFVGSHAENLAQTVHVRDQIKQAVLGFIDRIETSLR from the coding sequence ATGCCTTTGAAAGTTTTATTTCTCTGTGTACATAATTCAGCTCGCAGCCAAATGGCGGCTGCTTATTTGAAAAAATTTGGTGGAGCAGATTACGAAGTATTTAGTGCCGGGCTTGAGCCTGGTAAACTAAATCCATTAGCCATTGAAGCCATGTTGGAAGATGGTATAGATATTTCGAAGAATCCAACCAATGCTGTTTCAGATTATTTTCAACAGGGATTAAGTTTTGATTATGTCATCACGGTATGCGATGCTGCCAGTGCAGACAAGTGTCCATTATTTCCGGGAGTACATCAAAAGATTGCCTGGGACTTTCCGGATCCTTCCCGCTTTGTTGGATCCCATGCTGAAAATCTGGCCCAGACCGTCCACGTTCGGGATCAAATTAAACAAGCGGTGTTAGGATTTATTGATCGCATCGAGACTTCCCTTCGGTAA
- a CDS encoding RNA pseudouridine synthase has translation MISPPVKLKPEDLIFFENEDYIIAKKPFGLLSEEDPAGSVNLRKLLEDYLHECYPKKKQLICQLANRLDKPVGGLLFCAKKQSILKDLQEKFFKRKISKYYLAVVEGVPKKPKAFLENYLVKSSSEFRAIAASPDTPGVKLARLRYELISTQDNYSLLKIQIFTGKFHQIRFQLSSLGHPIWNDEWYGAKRMDPRIHIGLYSYFLGFDDTKTGIRKEYQCLPDLIEPWNLFQSEWIALLEKVTESN, from the coding sequence TTGATAAGTCCACCAGTCAAACTAAAACCAGAGGATCTTATTTTCTTTGAAAATGAAGATTACATCATTGCAAAAAAACCGTTTGGATTGTTGTCAGAAGAAGATCCAGCAGGTTCTGTCAATCTCAGAAAATTACTGGAAGATTATCTACATGAATGTTATCCTAAAAAGAAGCAATTAATTTGTCAACTGGCCAATCGGTTGGACAAACCAGTTGGCGGACTGCTGTTTTGTGCAAAAAAACAAAGCATACTAAAAGATCTACAGGAAAAATTTTTTAAACGCAAAATCAGTAAATACTATCTGGCCGTTGTTGAAGGAGTGCCCAAAAAACCCAAAGCATTTTTAGAAAATTATTTGGTCAAGTCTTCTTCAGAATTCCGGGCTATTGCTGCATCGCCTGACACACCCGGTGTTAAACTAGCCCGCTTACGCTATGAATTGATAAGTACGCAAGACAATTACAGCTTACTAAAAATTCAAATTTTTACCGGTAAGTTTCATCAAATTCGATTTCAACTTTCTTCATTAGGGCATCCTATTTGGAATGATGAATGGTATGGTGCAAAGCGCATGGATCCAAGGATACATATTGGCTTGTATAGTTATTTCTTAGGATTTGATGACACCAAAACCGGAATCCGAAAAGAATATCAATGTTTACCAGATCTTATAGAACCCTGGAATTTATTTCAATCAGAATGGATAGCCTTACTTGAGAAAGTCACAGAATCTAACTGA